One Porphyromonas pogonae genomic region harbors:
- a CDS encoding MFS transporter encodes MKQNDWAKFPILFSLYIAQSIPMSFFSTVVPIIMRQEQYSLASIGLLQLIKLPWVFKFLWAPVVDNKGRTSGSLKRWIVFSEMFYALVILCIGMFSLKTDFSLIVILIILSFIASATQDIAVDKYAILTLKKEERGLGNSMQSAGSFIGSLFGTGILLMAYHYYGWSNVLLLLSLFIVVAVLPLLLRKEQSPIQQATLPSRKVNLKDIVAFFSAQNNLPHILILIFYYSGIIGIMTMLKPFMVDLGYSTKEIAFMLGIFGCSVAALCAFASGFTIKLIGRKKALYLFLGISFITALYFWVISGIQSPTRGMLYMGIALIWGAYGLSTVGVYTISMDQVRPGREGTDFTIQIMLTHLSSLLISSMSGKISDLWGYSNLFLIEAGLSLLTFFILSLSKREKNIHAV; translated from the coding sequence ATGAAACAAAACGATTGGGCTAAATTCCCCATACTTTTCAGTCTATACATAGCACAGTCAATACCGATGTCTTTCTTCTCCACGGTGGTACCTATCATCATGAGACAAGAACAATATTCTTTGGCATCGATAGGATTGTTGCAACTTATCAAACTTCCGTGGGTATTCAAATTTTTATGGGCACCTGTGGTAGACAACAAAGGTCGCACATCCGGCAGTCTCAAAAGGTGGATTGTTTTCTCGGAAATGTTTTACGCATTGGTGATTTTGTGCATTGGAATGTTTAGTCTGAAAACGGACTTTAGCCTAATCGTTATTCTCATCATACTTTCCTTTATCGCTTCTGCCACACAGGACATAGCAGTAGACAAGTACGCCATCCTGACGCTGAAGAAGGAAGAGCGAGGCTTGGGTAATAGCATGCAATCTGCGGGCAGTTTTATAGGTAGCCTTTTTGGTACCGGTATCTTGCTTATGGCTTATCATTACTACGGATGGTCCAATGTTCTGCTACTCCTCTCTCTATTTATTGTAGTGGCCGTATTGCCCTTATTGCTTAGGAAAGAGCAGTCTCCCATACAGCAAGCTACCCTTCCCTCTCGCAAGGTAAACCTCAAAGATATTGTAGCATTTTTCTCCGCCCAGAACAATCTGCCACATATCCTCATTCTGATTTTTTATTACTCGGGTATCATCGGTATCATGACGATGCTCAAGCCTTTCATGGTGGACCTTGGTTACAGCACCAAAGAAATCGCTTTCATGCTTGGTATATTTGGCTGTTCGGTAGCTGCGCTATGCGCTTTTGCCAGCGGATTTACCATAAAACTTATAGGGAGAAAAAAGGCTTTGTATCTCTTCTTGGGTATAAGCTTTATTACTGCATTATACTTCTGGGTTATCTCCGGTATACAATCCCCCACCCGTGGCATGCTATATATGGGTATTGCTCTTATTTGGGGAGCCTATGGATTGTCCACCGTGGGAGTATATACTATATCCATGGATCAGGTAAGACCCGGCAGGGAGGGTACCGATTTTACCATCCAGATCATGCTCACTCACCTGAGTAGTCTTTTGATATCCTCTATGAGTGGCAAAATATCGGATTTATGGGGTTATAGTAATCTTTTTCTTATCGAAGCAGGACTCTCCTTACTTACTTTTTTCATCCTATCTCTCAGCAAAAGAGAGAAAAACATCCACGCTGTATGA
- the hemN gene encoding oxygen-independent coproporphyrinogen III oxidase: protein MIISESLLHKYNTAVPRYTSYPPATSFDTSFKGEDFVRFVQQSNQASPHNISIYIHIPFCPQRCHFCGCNTVLYPREEKIEEYVRCVQAEIRMTGAHVDKSRRVTQVSWGGGTPNSIKYEYIESIMNTLREVFTFDDGAEIAIECSPAYLEFEHVDHLKAMGFNRISLGIQDFHLPVLDAINRKPPLHPVEDMLKHIKSQGFKGVNIDLVYGLPLQTVESFAENIAEIARLQPDRLATFSYAHVPWFNENQKRLEIYPFPQPDEKLTMLVNTINYLSESGYDVIGMDHFAKKDDELAIALREHNLHRNFQGYNTKKTTGQVYAFGASGISQMDGAYAQNVKSTPLYVSLIQSGKYATERGYALTQQDKIIRDTIDEIMCNGKLHFGSIAEKYGISMADFYICTAFDQSKVASQLQDGIVTLGTDSIAVNEAGMMVVRNIAAAFDPQYKPEQNKYSRTL, encoded by the coding sequence ATGATTATTTCAGAAAGCCTTTTACATAAATATAACACGGCAGTGCCCAGATACACCAGCTATCCGCCTGCCACAAGTTTTGATACATCATTCAAGGGAGAAGATTTTGTGCGGTTTGTACAACAATCCAACCAAGCTTCGCCCCACAACATATCAATATATATCCATATCCCCTTCTGCCCGCAACGATGTCACTTTTGCGGATGCAACACGGTACTATATCCCCGTGAAGAAAAGATAGAAGAATATGTACGCTGTGTACAAGCAGAAATCAGGATGACGGGAGCTCACGTAGATAAGTCGCGCCGTGTAACCCAAGTGAGCTGGGGAGGCGGTACCCCCAACTCCATCAAGTATGAATACATTGAGAGCATCATGAACACCCTGAGAGAAGTGTTTACTTTCGATGACGGTGCAGAGATCGCCATTGAGTGCAGTCCGGCTTATTTAGAGTTCGAGCATGTGGATCACCTCAAAGCAATGGGATTCAACAGGATCAGCCTGGGTATTCAGGATTTTCACCTTCCGGTATTGGATGCCATCAACCGCAAGCCTCCGCTTCACCCTGTGGAAGATATGCTCAAGCATATCAAATCTCAGGGATTCAAGGGTGTAAACATCGATCTTGTATACGGACTTCCACTACAGACGGTAGAGAGCTTTGCCGAAAACATAGCAGAGATAGCACGCTTACAGCCTGACAGGCTAGCTACCTTTTCCTATGCTCATGTACCATGGTTCAATGAAAATCAGAAAAGGCTGGAGATATATCCTTTCCCTCAACCTGATGAAAAACTGACCATGCTGGTGAATACGATCAATTACCTCTCTGAGTCAGGATACGATGTGATAGGTATGGATCACTTCGCAAAAAAAGATGATGAGCTTGCTATAGCTCTCAGAGAGCACAACCTGCACCGTAATTTCCAAGGCTACAATACCAAGAAGACTACCGGTCAAGTGTATGCTTTCGGAGCATCGGGTATCAGCCAGATGGATGGTGCTTATGCTCAGAATGTCAAAAGTACTCCACTATATGTATCATTGATACAATCGGGAAAATATGCTACAGAAAGAGGCTATGCTCTCACACAACAGGACAAGATCATACGCGACACCATAGATGAGATCATGTGCAACGGCAAACTGCACTTCGGTAGTATTGCAGAGAAGTATGGAATCAGCATGGCCGACTTTTACATCTGCACAGCGTTCGACCAAAGCAAAGTAGCTTCACAGCTACAAGACGGCATCGTGACACTAGGCACTGATTCCATAGCCGTAAACGAAGCAGGAATGATGGTGGTACGCAACATTGCAGCCGCCTTTGATCCTCAATACAAGCCTGAACAAAACAAGTACTCCAGAACTCTATAA
- a CDS encoding RNA polymerase sigma factor encodes MNSLQFQKKLLGMQDYMKNFALSLTADMADAEDLVQDTTLKVLNNREKFVDNVNFKGWVLTIMRNIFINNYHKIVRSQSVIDYGVDPYNVSILNEGGYETPEGSLEIKEISEAIERLSNSLKEPFSMYVSGYKYNEIADALDIPLGTVKSRIFFARQELQKELKDMRY; translated from the coding sequence ATGAATTCACTGCAATTTCAGAAAAAACTTTTAGGGATGCAAGATTATATGAAGAATTTTGCACTATCTCTCACTGCTGATATGGCCGATGCAGAGGATTTGGTGCAAGATACTACATTAAAAGTCTTAAATAATAGGGAGAAGTTTGTTGATAATGTAAATTTCAAAGGATGGGTTCTTACCATCATGAGGAATATCTTTATCAATAACTATCATAAAATTGTTAGAAGTCAGTCTGTTATAGACTATGGTGTTGATCCCTATAATGTGTCTATACTTAATGAGGGTGGGTATGAAACTCCTGAGGGCAGCCTTGAGATCAAAGAGATATCAGAGGCTATCGAACGCCTTTCAAACTCGTTGAAAGAACCTTTTTCAATGTATGTTTCGGGTTATAAATATAATGAAATAGCCGACGCTCTTGATATTCCATTGGGTACGGTAAAGAGCCGTATCTTCTTCGCAAGACAAGAATTGCAGAAGGAGTTGAAAGATATGAGGTATTAG
- a CDS encoding YkvA family protein: MKIPFSLLKRLPSDLKNLSRYKEYYDESKLKNKLVRSGIAIGQVATEEFLSLYYLLKGEGLPLTTKEKAMLVGCLGYFILPIDIIPDFLFTLAGFSDDLAVAAIVMSVLGAKVTPNVRAKAHAKAIKLFSCNKLAAKAQ, encoded by the coding sequence ATGAAAATCCCTTTTTCTCTTTTGAAAAGATTGCCTTCAGATCTCAAAAATCTATCGCGATACAAAGAATACTATGATGAGTCGAAACTCAAAAACAAACTCGTTCGATCCGGGATTGCAATAGGCCAAGTAGCCACAGAGGAGTTCTTATCTCTCTACTACTTGCTCAAAGGGGAGGGGCTACCTCTGACAACAAAGGAGAAAGCGATGCTCGTGGGATGTTTAGGATATTTTATTTTACCTATAGATATTATACCCGACTTCCTTTTCACTCTTGCCGGATTCAGTGATGATCTTGCAGTAGCAGCTATTGTGATGAGCGTATTGGGAGCGAAGGTAACGCCCAACGTAAGAGCCAAGGCTCATGCTAAGGCCATCAAGCTATTCTCATGTAACAAACTTGCGGCAAAGGCTCAATAA
- a CDS encoding LptF/LptG family permease has translation MKVVLKKRIYTYILQTFIPLLLMTFVICWFVVLMQFLWKYVDEMVGKGLSMDVLMQFMFYAALSLVNLALPLGILLGSLMTFGNLGERLELLAMKSSGLPLYKIMYPIFVAVLTAALGLFIFQNDLMIKSQVKMFTILLSARNSAPELEIPEGTFYSGIKGYNIFVKQKDKKNGLLKEVLIYDHSQGFENTRIIAADSARLVMDASKQFLTLSLFSGQSFYNLKSQDFSTISNDPSSFAKERFTKKQIVIAFDANFKMIDENELKSQYVGKNLFQLQHYADSVSVIADSVSTANSQAISAIQFAGRYSSSMPYESDTTTTAKQYRQKILAIDNKKSYPLDTLAKASNYEDSTSAIANAISRVELLESELNNRKYLQDEENYKYRINTIEWHRKFTFPVACIVFFFIGAPLGAIIRKGGLGTPIVASVVLFIIYYMIDTFGFKMARSGEINIALGMWLSTLILLPLGFFLTYKATKDSASLNTDAYANFFKKLFGRKAVRKVEFKEVIMVYADEEKALADIAQLQSDIKRYMQLPLISQSAFKIPLHSEYNYTISEIRTKVEAIIDDLRNSANTLIIVKLMDIPLFPQKLSMWIPQNKILSKVLWVIVPISLPLSIYFAHKRKHIVRDLNVLTNVLEEIKAIINNDKKI, from the coding sequence ATGAAAGTAGTCTTAAAAAAAAGAATATATACCTATATACTCCAGACCTTCATCCCTCTTCTGCTGATGACTTTCGTTATCTGCTGGTTTGTGGTGCTCATGCAGTTCCTATGGAAATACGTAGATGAAATGGTAGGCAAAGGCTTGAGTATGGATGTGCTCATGCAATTCATGTTCTATGCCGCCTTGTCATTGGTCAATTTAGCTTTACCTCTGGGTATACTCTTAGGATCGCTTATGACTTTTGGCAACTTGGGCGAACGCCTTGAGCTACTTGCTATGAAATCCTCAGGCTTACCATTGTACAAAATCATGTACCCCATATTTGTAGCCGTACTCACTGCCGCATTGGGTTTGTTTATCTTCCAAAACGATTTGATGATCAAGTCACAGGTAAAGATGTTTACCATATTGCTATCCGCTCGCAACTCTGCACCTGAATTAGAGATCCCTGAAGGGACTTTCTACAGCGGTATCAAAGGCTACAATATCTTTGTGAAACAAAAAGACAAAAAGAACGGCCTACTCAAAGAAGTCCTCATCTACGACCACTCTCAAGGATTTGAAAACACACGTATTATAGCTGCGGACTCTGCTCGCTTGGTAATGGATGCAAGCAAGCAGTTTCTCACTCTTTCACTCTTCAGCGGACAGAGTTTTTATAACCTCAAGAGTCAGGACTTTTCGACTATCTCCAATGACCCCAGCTCTTTTGCCAAAGAGCGTTTTACAAAAAAGCAAATAGTCATAGCATTTGACGCCAACTTCAAGATGATCGACGAAAACGAGCTAAAGTCTCAATACGTCGGTAAAAACCTCTTTCAGTTGCAGCACTATGCTGACTCCGTATCAGTCATTGCCGACAGCGTCAGTACTGCCAATTCCCAGGCTATATCGGCCATACAGTTTGCAGGGCGTTACAGCAGTAGCATGCCATACGAATCAGACACAACTACGACAGCCAAACAATACAGGCAAAAGATACTCGCTATAGATAACAAAAAGTCATACCCCTTAGATACACTTGCCAAAGCGAGTAATTACGAAGATAGCACATCAGCCATAGCCAATGCCATCTCCAGAGTAGAGCTATTGGAAAGTGAGCTCAACAACAGAAAGTATCTGCAGGATGAAGAGAATTATAAATACCGCATCAATACGATAGAGTGGCACCGTAAATTCACATTCCCAGTAGCCTGCATCGTATTCTTTTTTATCGGAGCCCCACTCGGAGCTATCATCCGCAAAGGAGGGTTGGGCACTCCCATCGTGGCATCAGTTGTATTGTTTATCATCTATTATATGATCGATACTTTCGGCTTCAAAATGGCTCGAAGCGGAGAGATAAACATTGCCCTGGGTATGTGGCTAAGCACACTCATCTTGTTACCACTCGGATTTTTCCTCACCTATAAGGCCACCAAAGACTCCGCATCACTCAACACCGATGCTTACGCCAATTTCTTCAAGAAGCTCTTCGGACGTAAGGCTGTACGCAAAGTAGAGTTCAAAGAGGTGATTATGGTATATGCCGATGAAGAAAAGGCTCTTGCCGACATCGCTCAATTGCAATCCGATATCAAGAGATATATGCAACTGCCACTTATCAGCCAATCAGCCTTCAAGATACCGCTTCACTCGGAATACAACTATACCATCAGCGAGATAAGGACGAAGGTGGAAGCCATCATCGATGACTTGCGAAACAGTGCTAATACGCTTATCATAGTCAAACTTATGGACATCCCTCTTTTCCCGCAAAAGCTGAGCATGTGGATTCCACAGAATAAGATACTGAGTAAAGTTCTTTGGGTAATCGTCCCAATATCATTACCTTTAAGCATATATTTTGCTCACAAAAGGAAGCACATTGTGAGAGATCTCAACGTACTCACCAACGTCTTGGAGGAAATAAAAGCTATAATAAACAACGATAAGAAGATTTAA
- a CDS encoding bifunctional 3,4-dihydroxy-2-butanone-4-phosphate synthase/GTP cyclohydrolase II: MDNFRLNTIEEALEDFRNGEFVIVVDDEDRENEGDFIIAAEKVTPEKVNFMMRYGRGVLCVPITEDRAAKLELEMQVPTNTSVHETPFTVTVDRLGNGCTTGVSMYDRCQTILALADPNTHPSDLGRPGHICPLRARNKGVLRRAGHTEAAVDLARLSGLQPVAALIEIINEDGTMARLPQLIEVSREFGFKIISIKDLIAYRLRNESIVEEGVKVDMPTHWGHFKLIPFKQKSNGLEHVALIKGNIDDNEPILVRVHSSCATGDIFGSMRCECGEQLHKAMSMIEKEGKGVVVYLNQEGRGIGLMDKMKAYKLQEEGMDTVDANLHLGHDADERDYGVGAQILKSVGVTKMKLLTNNPVKRIGLEAYGLEVSEIVPIEVEPNKYNMFYMQTKKERMGHTLHNIK; encoded by the coding sequence ATGGATAACTTCCGATTAAATACAATTGAAGAAGCTTTAGAAGATTTTCGTAACGGTGAATTTGTCATCGTTGTTGATGATGAGGATCGTGAGAACGAAGGCGACTTTATTATAGCCGCTGAAAAAGTAACTCCTGAAAAAGTCAATTTCATGATGCGCTACGGCAGGGGTGTACTTTGTGTACCTATTACAGAAGATCGTGCTGCGAAGTTGGAGTTAGAAATGCAGGTCCCTACCAATACATCTGTACACGAAACTCCTTTTACTGTCACAGTAGACAGACTGGGCAACGGCTGCACAACAGGGGTATCCATGTACGACAGGTGCCAGACCATCCTGGCGCTTGCTGATCCCAATACTCACCCGTCCGATCTGGGACGCCCGGGGCATATATGCCCGCTTCGTGCTCGAAACAAAGGTGTACTACGCCGTGCAGGACATACGGAAGCAGCAGTGGACCTGGCTCGTCTTTCCGGGCTACAACCTGTTGCAGCTCTCATCGAGATTATCAATGAGGACGGCACCATGGCTCGTTTACCTCAGCTCATAGAAGTATCACGTGAATTCGGATTCAAGATCATTTCCATCAAAGATCTTATCGCTTACCGCCTACGCAACGAGAGTATTGTAGAAGAGGGAGTAAAAGTAGATATGCCTACACATTGGGGGCATTTTAAACTCATTCCTTTCAAGCAGAAAAGCAACGGACTGGAGCATGTAGCACTCATCAAAGGCAATATTGACGACAATGAACCCATACTAGTAAGAGTACACTCCAGCTGTGCTACAGGCGATATCTTCGGTTCTATGCGTTGTGAATGCGGCGAGCAACTTCACAAGGCTATGAGCATGATAGAAAAAGAAGGTAAGGGCGTTGTGGTATACCTCAATCAGGAAGGACGTGGCATAGGGCTTATGGACAAGATGAAAGCATACAAATTACAGGAAGAAGGCATGGATACTGTGGATGCCAACCTCCATCTTGGGCATGATGCTGATGAGCGTGACTATGGTGTGGGAGCGCAGATACTCAAATCAGTGGGTGTAACCAAAATGAAACTGCTTACTAACAATCCCGTAAAACGCATCGGACTCGAAGCATACGGATTGGAAGTATCGGAGATCGTACCCATAGAAGTAGAGCCCAATAAATACAATATGTTTTACATGCAGACCAAAAAAGAACGCATGGGACACACCCTTCATAATATCAAATAA
- a CDS encoding Ig-like domain-containing protein, giving the protein MKYIVYFISAICASLLIVSCDKEDRVSLQKISIDPTSLNIQVGASQKLKLTAEPSDFVLDKVAWSVKDKKIASVDNNGLVKALSVGETEVYADAEGKRAMCKVVVKPQPVTSMRIVPSQANLQVGQSLALSVDVVPDDPSSKKTLIWSSSDKAIATVEKNGIVTAISPGKVIIYASIGDVKAECHLVVENNKNPLFYVAEFNLEAVNKFASGDPQTTMGGIFQWGRNVVFDNKTETIDTYDNQVAPDDARVWGNLYFTNKHDKSWMTGSTKTDTWSSVVMKAHGAPKSYIGDNGGDPCPKGYHIPTSSQGRIFTGLYKVGPNFKLNSDYSGTETVNFQGHNMTYTAQYRATPNNIVYGIKMKGVSNDEYACVFKWEKMSKNNVIYLKITARHVGVEVRKLSLDNISNPQYWEKDNKNDISRYFPSAGFRYNDDGSLDGVGENGEFWCADTGFENHAWHIITAPDLVSTFYRARTWGQSIRCVSEAY; this is encoded by the coding sequence AGTATCACTCCAAAAAATCTCTATTGACCCTACTTCTCTGAATATCCAAGTGGGTGCATCACAAAAGCTCAAACTGACCGCAGAGCCTTCCGATTTTGTTTTGGACAAGGTAGCATGGAGCGTCAAAGACAAGAAAATCGCTTCCGTAGATAATAATGGCTTGGTAAAAGCTCTTAGTGTAGGAGAGACGGAAGTTTATGCTGATGCGGAAGGGAAGCGTGCCATGTGTAAGGTAGTGGTGAAGCCCCAGCCTGTGACTTCTATGCGTATAGTGCCTAGTCAAGCTAATTTGCAAGTGGGACAGTCTCTTGCTCTCAGTGTAGATGTTGTACCTGATGATCCTTCTTCTAAAAAAACACTTATTTGGTCAAGCTCAGATAAAGCCATAGCCACAGTGGAAAAGAATGGCATTGTCACTGCTATAAGCCCCGGAAAGGTAATAATATACGCCAGTATTGGCGACGTGAAAGCAGAATGTCACTTAGTTGTGGAAAATAATAAAAATCCACTTTTTTATGTTGCAGAGTTTAACCTCGAAGCGGTAAATAAGTTTGCAAGTGGTGATCCCCAAACAACTATGGGCGGTATATTCCAGTGGGGACGGAACGTGGTTTTTGATAATAAAACGGAAACTATAGATACCTATGATAATCAAGTCGCTCCGGACGATGCACGAGTGTGGGGAAACTTGTACTTTACAAACAAACATGATAAATCTTGGATGACAGGGAGTACCAAGACTGACACCTGGAGCTCTGTGGTAATGAAAGCGCATGGTGCGCCAAAAAGCTATATAGGTGATAACGGAGGTGATCCTTGTCCCAAAGGTTATCACATCCCAACCTCATCACAAGGACGGATTTTTACGGGTTTATACAAAGTAGGTCCCAATTTTAAACTCAATAGTGATTACTCCGGTACGGAAACTGTGAACTTCCAAGGTCACAATATGACCTATACAGCTCAGTATAGAGCTACACCCAATAATATCGTTTACGGAATCAAGATGAAAGGGGTATCTAATGATGAATATGCCTGTGTATTCAAGTGGGAGAAAATGTCTAAAAATAATGTGATTTATCTCAAGATTACCGCACGACATGTAGGCGTAGAGGTACGCAAGCTTAGTTTGGACAACATTTCTAATCCTCAATATTGGGAAAAAGATAACAAAAATGATATCTCTCGTTACTTTCCCAGTGCGGGATTCAGGTACAATGATGACGGCTCTCTTGATGGTGTAGGGGAGAACGGTGAGTTTTGGTGTGCTGATACAGGCTTTGAAAATCACGCATGGCATATAATCACTGCTCCGGACTTAGTATCTACCTTTTACAGAGCTCGTACATGGGGACAATCGATCCGCTGTGTTTCTGAGGCTTATTAG